A region of Neovison vison isolate M4711 chromosome 7, ASM_NN_V1, whole genome shotgun sequence DNA encodes the following proteins:
- the VSIG10L gene encoding V-set and immunoglobulin domain-containing protein 10-like, with product MGPADEDQWGRVAGSATRLGVGDPVTSHWVWLPSPPRKLPVLSDSSTREAQVQAPESRCSVLTGAASTMDTSRALLLFLLLASGGGVLNPRASSGVQQPSFSLDSESSSQSPGSKVSIQPPSWKFPDQSPGPKTTAAVPHSKWFPEASNLSDVPLSIWSDVSAEGQKLSLDPAFSEIPGSEVFSVLGSQVPAKDSEPSSVKTPASNISAQGPDPGASIETPSSESSPEGQDLEISAQNSESKVTTVAHPVESLPQQVGRPLSVLVGTAIQLPLVPVPSPGPPAPLVVWRRGSKVLAAGGLGPGAPLISLDPAHRDRLRFDQAQGSLELASAQLEDAGVYTAEVIRAGVSRQIREFTVGVYEQLPQLSVQPETPETEEGAAELRLHCLGWRPGRGELSWSRDGRTLEATDPEGAEPPRIRTEGDQLLITRPARGDQARYTCRIRSPFGHTEAAADVSVFYGPDAPVIKVSSDRDAAPALYVTAGSNVTLRCTAASRPPADITWSLADPTEAAVPSGPRLLLPAVGPGHAGTYACLASNPRTGHRRRSLLNLTVADLPPGSPQCSVEGGPGDRSLRFRCSWPGGVPAASLQFQGLPEGVRAEPVPSVLLAAVPAHPRLSGVPVTCVARHLVTTRTCTVTPEAPREVLLHPTVEETPSGEAEVALEATGCPPPSRASWTREGRPVAPGGGGRLRLSQDGHRLLISNFSLDWDLGNYSVLCSGALGAGGNQITLIGPSISSWRLQRAQNAAVLTWDVERGALISGFEIQARQEGPDLGRATTYKDWISLLFLGPQERSAVVPLPRRNPGTWAFRILPTLGGQPGTPSQSRVYQASPTLGSGAIAGIVLGSLLGLALLAALLYLCIWGLCRLRGDALKKKKHPPSLTPVVPPLEKKMQSVTPVQTSQPLPLKVPLEDPSPNGAHQAAGLSPVISPGGGPRTVRAATQV from the exons ATGGGGCCAGCTGATGAGGACCAGTGGGGCAGGGTGGCTGGCTCTGCCActagattgggggtgggggatcctGTCACGTCCCACTGGGTCTGGCTTCCTTCCCCGCCCAGGAAGCTACCAGTCCTGTCGGACTCGTCGACCAGGGAGGCACAGGTGCAGGCCCCGGAGTCTCGCTGCAGTGTCCTCACGGGTGCGGCCAGCACCATGGACACCTCACGGgctctgctgctcttcctgctcctGG CCTCCGGAGGAGGGGTCCTCAACCCCCGAGCCTCTTCTGGAGTTCAGCAACCCAGTTTCTCCCTGGACTCAGAAAGCTCTTCCCAGAGCCCAGGTTCAAAAGTCTCCATCCAACCCCCCAGCTGGAAATTTCCAGATCAGTCTCCGGGTCCAAAAACCACTGCTGCTGTTCCTCATTCCAAATGGTTTCCTGAGGCCTCGAATTTGAGTGATGTGCCTCTCTCCATCTGGTCAGATGTTTCTGCTGAGGGCCAAAAGTTGAGCCTGGACCCTGCCTTCTCTGAAATCCCGGGTTCTGAAGTATTTTCTGTCTTGGGTTCTCAAGTTCCTGCCAAAGACTCAGAGCCCTCCTCTGTTAAGACCCCAGCTTCGAACATTTCAGCCCAAGGCCCAGATCCTGGAGCATCCATTGAGACCCCAAGTTCAGAATCCTCCCCTGAGGGTCAAGATCTTGAAATCTCTGCCCAGAACTCTGAATCCAAAGTAACTACAGTAGCCCACCCCGTGGAAAGCCTACCCCAGCAAGTGGGGAGGCCTCTCTCGGTGCTAGTGGGGACCGCCATCCAGCTCCCTCTAGTTCCGGTTCCCAGCCCTGGCCCTCCTGCTCCCCTGGTTGTCTGGCGTCGAGGCTCTAAGGTGCTGGCAGCCGGAGGCCTGGGGCCAGGGGCCCCCCTAATCAGCTTGGACCCTGCTCACCGAGACCGCTTGCGATTTGACCAGGCCCAGGGGAGCCTGGAACTTGCCTCCGCCCAGCTAGAGGATGCTGGGGTATACACTGCTGAGGTTATCCGGGCTGGGGTCTCCCGGCAGATTCGGGAGTTCACCGTGGGTGTGTATG AGCAGCTGCCCCAGCTGTCAGTGCAGCCCGAGACCCCTGAGACAGAGGAGGGGGCGGCCGAGCTGCGGCTGCACTGCCTAGGGTGGAGGCCGGGTCGTGGGGAGCTGAGCTGGAGCCGGGACGGACGCACCCTGGAGGCAACGGACCCTGAGGGAGCAGAGCCACCCCGGATCCGCACAGAGGGCGACCAGCTGCTCATCACGCGCCCTGCGCGTGGCGACCAGGCCCGGTACACTTGTCGCATCCGCAGCCCCTTCGGCCACACGGAGGCTGCGGCCGACGTCAGTGTCTTCT ACGGTCCGGATGCGCCGGTCATCAAGGTGTCCTCGGATCGCGACGCCGCCCCCGCCCTATATGTCACCGCGGGCAGCAACGTGACCCTGCGCTGCACCGCCGCCTCGCGGCCGCCCGCCGACATCACGTGGAGCCTGGCTGACCCGACCGAGGCCGCGGTGCCCTCGGGCCCGCGTCTCCTGCTGCCGGCGGTCGGGCCGGGCCACGCCGGCACCTACGCCTGCCTCGCCTCGAACCCGCGCACCGGCCACCGCCGCCGTTCCCTGCTCAACCTCACCGTGGCGG ACCTGCCTCCTGGGTCCCCACAGTGCTCAGTCGAAGGTGGTCCGGGGGACCGCAGCCTCCGCTTCCGCTGCTCGTGGCCGGGCGGGGTCCCCGCGGCCTCCCTGCAGTTCCAGGGTCTCCCTGAAGGCGTCCGCGCAGAGCCGGTGCCTTCCGTGCTCCTGGCGGCTGTTCCCGCCCACCCCCGGCTCAGCGGTGTTCCCGTCACCTGCGTCGCTCGTCACCTGGTGACCACACGCACCTGCACTGTCACCCCGG AGGCCCCTCGGGAGGTGCTGCTGCATCCCACAGTGGAGGAAACACCATCTGGGGAGGCAGAGGTGGCGCTCGAGGCCACTGGCTGCCCTCCACCATCCAGAGCATCTTGGACCCGGGAAGGGCGGCCCGTGGCCCCTGGAGGTGGGGGTCGCCTCCGGCTCAGCCAAGATGGGCACAGGCTCCTCATTAGCAACTTCAGTTTGGACTGGGACCTGGGAAATTACTCCGTGTTGTGCAGCGGGGCGCTGGGTGCTGGGGGCAACCAGATTACTCTCATTG GACCTTCCATCTCCTCAtggaggctgcagagagcccAGAATGCGGCAGTGCTGACCTGGGATGTGGAACGTGGGGCCCTGATCAGTGGTTTTGAGATCCAGGCACGACAAGAGGGCCCCGACCTGGGTAGAGCCACTACCTACAAAGACTGGAtctccctgctcttcctggggCCTCAGGAGCGGTCAGCCGTGGTGCCTCTTCCTCGCCGGAACCCTGGGACCTGGGCCTTCCGTATCCTCCCCACTCTGGGGGGCCAGCCAGGGACCCCATCACAAAGTCGAGTCTACCAGGCCA GTCCCACCCTGGGCTCCGGGGCCATTGCTGGCATCGTCCTGGGCTCCCTACTGGGCCTGGCGCTCCTGGCAGCACTTCTCTACCTGTGCATATGGGGCCTGTGCAGGCTCAGGG GAGACGCTCTCAAGAAAAAGAAGCATCCGCCCTCCTTGACCCCTGtggttcccccactggaaaaaAAGATGCAGAGCGTAACTCCAGTGCAGACCTCACAGCCTCTGCCCCTCAAAGTCCCGCTGGAGGACCCTAGCCCAAACGGAGCCCATCAA gcTGCTGGTCTCAGTCCAGTCATCTCTCCAGGTGGGGGCCCGAGGACTGTTCGGGCAGCCACGCAGGTGTGA